The window AGAATTTGTTGATGGTTTTTGGTACGATTTCTGTTTTTATGGCCTCCTTCTTTATCTATAATCAAAAGAGTTATAAACGCCTGCTCGCTTACTCCAGCATAGAGCACATGGGAATTATTGCCCTGGGTTATGGATTTGGCGGTATCGGTGCATTCGCAGCGCTCCTTCACATGATCTTTCATGCTCTAGCAAAATCCTTGCTTTTTCTGTCTGCGGGTAACGTCTATTTAAGATTTAAATCAACTAAAATTCTTGATGTGAAAGGTGCACTTTCTGCCTTACCCATAACCAGCGTTCTCCTTCTGATTGGGTTTCTGGCTATAACCGGTGTCCCACCGTTCGGTATTTTTTTTACCGAACTATATATTCTGGCAAGCGGCATCACGAATCATCCTGTTATTACGATTATCGTGTTATTCTCACTTGTTCTTATTTTTGCCGGATTCTTACGTCATTTTACCTCCATGGTGTTCGGAAAAACCCCGGATACTATTTCAAGAGGAGAATCAAACATGGAGACTATCTTACCTTTAATTGTCATGACTATTCTCTTTATCATTATCAGCATCTATCTGCCGTCTCACATCAAGAGTTTGATTGATGCTGCCGTTTCAACGTACTAATTATGAATACGGATCAGATTGTAGAAAAATATGTCCCGGGGAACATGAAAGTAGAGATTTACGGCAATATCATAACCTACAAAATATATAAAAAAAATATTTCCCGGGTCTTTTACACCCTTTATCATACGCTGAAACTCCCGCTCAAGACAATAACCGTTACTGACGAGAGGGAGGAAAATGATTCTTTCAAGATTTTTTATCTTTTCGGAGTCCCGGGGGAAAAAGTGTTTCTTGCCCCCTATATACTGCTGTCAAAAGAATACAAATTCCCTTCTCTCGCAAGTATGAATCACGTAACCACTGAGTATGAAAAGAAGATCAAGTCTCTTTTCGGTCTAGACCCAACTGGCCATTTAAACCCGAAAAAAATTATCCTTCACGAAAACTGGCCGGACAATGTGTTTCCCTTAAGAAGGGAATTTGACTGGAAGTCCAGGCCTGATATTGCGCATACTCCGTTTCATTTCGAAAAGGTTGAAGGAGATGGTATTTACGAAATCCCCGTAGGTCCCGTTCACGCGGGCATTATTGAACCCGGTCACTTTCGCTTCAGTGTTGCTGGTGAAGAGATACTCTTGCTGGAACCGAGGCTGGGATATACACACAAAGGAAGCGAGAAGCTCTTTGAAGTCCTCTCTTCCATGGATGAGAAGATTACATTGTCAGAAAGGGTATCCGGCGACAGTTCATTCAGCCATTCACTTGCCTTTTGCCAGGCAATTGAATCGTTATGTGAATATGAGGTGACAGAAAGATCAAAGTATCTTCGGGTTATTTATTCGGAACTTGAGAGATTGGCGAATCATTTTGGAGACATTGGAGCCATAATGCTGGACACTGGTTTCAGTTTTGGAGGAAGCAATGGCGGCCGTTTACGGGAAATTGTCATGCAGCTGAACGAGCTGTTAACAGGCAGCCGTTTTCTCCGGGGCGTAAATACAGTAGGCGGTGTAACCAAAGACATATCAGCCCCTCTTATTGACAAGATCTTAAATGAGCTGGAAGATATAAGAAAAGACTTTGAAGAAGTTATTCATATAGCAGAAAATTGTAATTCTCTGTTGAATCGACTCAAGGGTACCGGAGTGTTAGAAACTCGTATTGCCAGGGACCACGGAGTGGTCGGTATCGTGGCAAGGTCAATGGGTTTTGC is drawn from Candidatus Scalindua sp. and contains these coding sequences:
- a CDS encoding NADH-quinone oxidoreductase subunit C; this encodes MNTDQIVEKYVPGNMKVEIYGNIITYKIYKKNISRVFYTLYHTLKLPLKTITVTDEREENDSFKIFYLFGVPGEKVFLAPYILLSKEYKFPSLASMNHVTTEYEKKIKSLFGLDPTGHLNPKKIILHENWPDNVFPLRREFDWKSRPDIAHTPFHFEKVEGDGIYEIPVGPVHAGIIEPGHFRFSVAGEEILLLEPRLGYTHKGSEKLFEVLSSMDEKITLSERVSGDSSFSHSLAFCQAIESLCEYEVTERSKYLRVIYSELERLANHFGDIGAIMLDTGFSFGGSNGGRLREIVMQLNELLTGSRFLRGVNTVGGVTKDISAPLIDKILNELEDIRKDFEEVIHIAENCNSLLNRLKGTGVLETRIARDHGVVGIVARSMGFAADARIDYPYAAYDRFSFAAATENEGDVYARFCVRVKESYTSIQILKEALATLPGGPCLVSPKPVSLNKASYGLGITEGWRGDIIYFVATNSRGQIIRVDVRDPSFLNWPVLRHAGKGNVVPDFPLINKSFNLSYSGFDL